A stretch of Candidatus Poribacteria bacterium DNA encodes these proteins:
- the pyrR gene encoding bifunctional pyr operon transcriptional regulator/uracil phosphoribosyltransferase PyrR, protein MREKAQVMNTEEIRRALLRIAHEILEHNHKHIDDLVLVGVKSRGDLLAHRIAENLERIENIEVDVGAIDVTLYRDDINLHEIQIQVNSTELPFEITGKWVILVDEVLYTGRTVRAAMDALMDFGRPAAIQLATLIDRGHRELPIASDYVGKNVPTSRKEFVRVQLAEESGVDSAVIYEKDEE, encoded by the coding sequence ATGCGTGAAAAAGCACAAGTCATGAATACCGAAGAAATCCGGCGCGCCTTACTCAGGATCGCCCACGAGATCTTAGAACACAATCATAAACACATCGACGATCTCGTTCTCGTCGGCGTAAAAAGTCGGGGTGATCTTCTTGCGCACCGCATTGCCGAAAACCTTGAGCGGATTGAAAATATTGAGGTCGATGTAGGCGCGATTGATGTCACGCTCTACCGCGATGATATCAACCTCCATGAGATACAAATCCAAGTCAACAGCACTGAACTCCCTTTCGAGATTACTGGAAAATGGGTCATTTTAGTGGATGAAGTCCTTTACACTGGGCGTACCGTTCGGGCTGCAATGGACGCGCTTATGGATTTCGGGCGTCCCGCTGCAATCCAATTGGCGACTTTGATCGATAGGGGACACCGCGAATTGCCAATCGCCTCCGATTATGTCGGTAAAAATGTACCCACCTCCCGAAAAGAGTTCGTCAGGGTGCAACTCGCCGAAGAGAGTGGCGTAGATTCAGCAGTAATTTATGAAAAGGACGAGGAATGA
- a CDS encoding 2,4-dihydroxyhept-2-ene-1,7-dioic acid aldolase gives MRTNTFRELLNADKPTVGTHIHTTWPSIVEAIGHTGLYDYVEFVGEYGPFDLHDLDNLCRAAELHNISTMIKVDQEPRGFIAQRAIGSGFQSVLYADCQNVEDVKECVRITRADTPEDGGSYGVATRRFSYMGYGGGPEYVQALRDVVNVIMIEKKGTVDNLEEVLSVEGVDMIQWGGSDYSMSIGKVGQRGAPEIQEAHDKVFKTAVKMGVPPRAEIGSPDDAKRYLDMGVRHFCIGTDISVLYSWWRENGDGLRKAIEGH, from the coding sequence ATGAGAACAAATACCTTTCGAGAACTACTCAACGCTGACAAACCGACAGTCGGCACGCATATCCATACCACCTGGCCCTCCATCGTTGAGGCGATCGGACACACAGGACTGTATGATTATGTGGAATTTGTGGGGGAATACGGTCCGTTTGATCTGCACGATCTTGATAATTTATGTCGGGCGGCGGAACTGCACAACATCTCTACGATGATTAAGGTCGACCAAGAGCCGCGGGGTTTCATCGCACAACGTGCGATCGGTTCCGGCTTCCAGAGTGTGCTTTACGCTGACTGCCAAAACGTTGAAGACGTGAAGGAATGTGTGAGAATTACGCGTGCGGATACGCCTGAAGATGGGGGTAGTTACGGCGTAGCAACCCGTCGATTTTCCTATATGGGGTATGGCGGAGGTCCAGAATACGTCCAAGCCCTCCGTGATGTCGTCAACGTCATTATGATAGAGAAAAAAGGGACGGTTGACAACCTTGAAGAGGTGCTATCTGTCGAAGGCGTTGATATGATTCAGTGGGGCGGTTCGGATTATTCGATGAGTATCGGGAAGGTCGGTCAACGCGGTGCTCCGGAAATCCAGGAAGCACACGATAAAGTGTTCAAGACCGCCGTAAAGATGGGGGTGCCGCCGCGCGCTGAAATCGGGAGTCCCGACGACGCGAAACGCTATCTCGATATGGGAGTCCGGCATTTCTGCATCGGCACCGATATTTCCGTTCTCTACAGCTGGTGGCGGGAAAACGGTGATGGGTTACGGAAAGCTATTGAAGGACATTAG
- a CDS encoding creatininase family protein, with protein sequence MSQIKSVLLWENQRRYVREAIDAGTLKGAIIPTGSTEQHNEHLAMYHDTQSAVYVSKLAAKKLFPRVIVTTPLAIGVSEHWMDHKGTLTLRPEVFGEVLYDVADSMRRHGIDNILIVNGHAGNSGPVHQRLEGYREKLGINIEFHSYWEAYDEALVKEQMESGVCPGHAAEFETAFALAAFAENVDWNGVDYDSAKLTISDAGQATSDREYHHQAKLATVEKGQAMIDVAVDWVAEKMQAML encoded by the coding sequence ATGTCTCAAATCAAATCCGTGCTACTGTGGGAAAATCAACGGCGATATGTCCGAGAAGCAATTGATGCTGGCACACTCAAGGGAGCGATTATCCCGACGGGTAGCACAGAGCAACACAACGAACATTTGGCGATGTATCACGATACGCAAAGTGCCGTGTATGTCTCCAAATTGGCGGCTAAGAAATTATTTCCGCGGGTTATCGTCACAACGCCTCTGGCGATCGGTGTGTCGGAACACTGGATGGATCACAAAGGCACGCTCACGCTCCGTCCGGAGGTTTTTGGCGAAGTGCTTTATGATGTCGCTGATAGTATGCGCCGGCACGGCATTGACAATATCCTGATTGTCAATGGACATGCGGGAAATTCCGGTCCAGTACATCAGCGATTAGAGGGCTACCGAGAGAAACTCGGCATCAACATCGAATTTCACTCCTATTGGGAAGCGTATGATGAAGCGTTGGTCAAAGAGCAGATGGAGTCTGGGGTTTGCCCTGGGCACGCGGCGGAATTCGAGACGGCATTCGCCCTCGCCGCTTTCGCAGAAAACGTTGATTGGAACGGTGTCGATTATGACAGTGCGAAGCTCACTATCTCAGATGCAGGACAGGCAACATCTGATCGGGAATATCACCATCAGGCGAAGTTAGCGACAGTCGAAAAAGGACAAGCGATGATCGATGTGGCTGTGGACTGGGTCGCGGAAAAGATGCAAGCGATGCTTTAA
- a CDS encoding aminoglycoside phosphotransferase family protein, translating into MKVDNAFDKSELLQRLRTAHAIPLRSITFLPEGEDSYGYIVVSETGEKYFAKASTSVPNICLQVASLLRHQCNISGVVAPLETSDGELSIPWHNFRVSLFPFIEGRSRWDLWKVGEDFTDAELSQTAALLATIHRSIDAIDPRCLPVAKYDLPLRNELYTALEAPTQKIPSQNQYQKRLLAALAQHRSAVLETLDRYDTLGHSAATQQTPFVVTHGDPTPGNLILDTENRLYLIDWDGVCLGPPEKDLVSFTGERFEVVLERYLKERQNDVSLHADIFGFYIYEWTLNEIRDYSTKILYKNKDTQQNEYDWESLQDYLPPDRESMEDGIAAIRDTLDNG; encoded by the coding sequence ATGAAAGTTGACAACGCTTTTGATAAATCGGAATTATTGCAACGCCTCAGAACTGCCCACGCGATCCCTTTACGCTCCATAACCTTTTTGCCAGAAGGCGAGGACAGTTACGGCTACATCGTGGTATCCGAAACCGGTGAAAAGTATTTTGCCAAAGCGTCTACCTCTGTGCCGAATATCTGCTTGCAGGTTGCGTCGCTTCTACGGCATCAATGCAACATATCCGGCGTTGTCGCGCCTTTGGAAACATCAGATGGCGAATTGAGCATCCCGTGGCACAACTTTCGCGTCTCGCTGTTCCCTTTTATTGAAGGCAGAAGTCGTTGGGACTTGTGGAAAGTTGGCGAAGATTTTACCGACGCCGAACTCAGTCAGACGGCGGCACTGTTAGCGACAATTCACCGTTCCATAGATGCGATCGATCCGAGGTGTCTTCCAGTAGCGAAGTATGATTTGCCGCTCCGGAATGAACTTTACACCGCACTTGAGGCACCTACACAAAAGATCCCTTCTCAGAATCAATACCAAAAGCGACTGCTTGCGGCACTCGCCCAGCACCGATCCGCCGTTTTGGAAACCCTCGACCGATACGATACCCTCGGACATTCCGCAGCGACCCAACAAACACCTTTTGTGGTTACACACGGCGACCCGACTCCGGGCAATCTCATTTTGGATACTGAAAACCGACTATATTTGATCGATTGGGATGGTGTCTGCCTCGGTCCGCCTGAAAAAGACTTAGTTTCTTTCACAGGCGAACGGTTTGAAGTCGTTTTGGAACGGTATCTCAAGGAGAGACAAAACGATGTCTCTCTACATGCGGACATTTTCGGTTTCTATATCTACGAATGGACGCTCAATGAAATCCGAGATTACAGCACGAAAATTCTGTATAAAAATAAGGACACGCAACAGAACGAATATGACTGGGAAAGCTTGCAAGACTACCTACCGCCAGATCGGGAATCGATGGAAGATGGAATTGCAGCTATCCGAGACACACTCGACAACGGATAA
- a CDS encoding TdeIII family type II restriction endonuclease, translating into MFSERQMMLKEKIKDCLRAKFRSYKKPETNNMPFHHRLLGKDRMALFSFIQSLNTTFGTSFYEPVAIALARGRFKVAETQVKSFNRISTDAQQQIQTIIDELVIADREVNKPVETEEIRTVCQTGDLKTVKLTQVDVWLENYEGELFLIDLKTVKPNKGDFQKFKRTLLEWTAAELAKDPEVVVNTMIGIPYNPYEPKPYERWTLKGMLDLQHETLVAEELWDFIGGEGTYVDLLDAFEMAGIELRDEIDNYFEKFR; encoded by the coding sequence ATGTTTTCAGAACGACAAATGATGCTTAAAGAGAAAATTAAGGATTGTCTGCGCGCTAAGTTTCGGTCCTATAAAAAGCCTGAAACGAACAATATGCCTTTTCATCATCGTTTGCTCGGTAAAGATAGGATGGCTTTGTTTTCTTTCATTCAATCTTTGAATACGACATTTGGCACATCATTTTATGAGCCGGTAGCAATTGCGTTGGCGCGCGGAAGGTTCAAGGTTGCAGAAACTCAAGTCAAGTCGTTCAATAGAATTAGTACCGACGCACAACAACAAATCCAAACAATCATTGATGAATTAGTGATAGCGGATCGAGAGGTCAACAAGCCCGTGGAGACAGAGGAAATCAGGACAGTTTGTCAAACTGGAGATTTGAAAACCGTGAAACTTACTCAGGTAGACGTATGGTTGGAAAACTATGAAGGTGAATTGTTCTTGATTGATTTGAAAACCGTGAAGCCTAACAAAGGTGATTTTCAGAAATTTAAAAGAACTCTCTTGGAGTGGACCGCCGCTGAATTAGCGAAAGATCCAGAAGTAGTTGTAAATACAATGATCGGTATACCTTACAATCCCTATGAGCCAAAACCTTATGAACGATGGACCTTGAAAGGGATGTTAGACTTGCAGCACGAGACTTTAGTCGCAGAAGAACTCTGGGATTTTATCGGAGGCGAAGGAACTTATGTTGACCTGCTGGATGCCTTTGAAATGGCAGGTATTGAGTTAAGAGATGAAATTGACAACTATTTCGAGAAATTCAGATAA
- a CDS encoding site-specific DNA-methyltransferase has translation MLLTLKQASQWASKHMNKNVTPANITYLIQYGRIESVVDNGVTLIEKKSLENYYSLNRRKTRWKDELGDDLNWTLSFEKVKEAETTKHVHRLHPYKGKFIPQLVGYFLDAHTDDFKRDVYFQPGDIVLDPFCGSGTTLVQANELGMHAIGIDISAFNAFIGNAKVTTYNLTRLYEESQNITRTLRNFVTTSGITEFETKLAEKLTEFNNQYFPISFKRQVRAGEINQKQYGTEKEVAFLKTYHELVSEYQIDVQMPIDSARFMKRWYLPGVRAEIEFIYNLIKKVEDLSIQNALMLILSRTIRSCRATTHADLGTLRKPVTTTYYCRKHGKVCKPLFSILSWWERYCKDSVQRWVEFGKLKTDTFQHCITGDSQTIDIFTILKHIDLRFAEIAQKQRIKGIFTSPPYVGLINYHEQHAYAYDLFDFKRLDELEIGPLFRGKGREARESYIHGVAEVFKNCKRFLTDDYDVFTVANDKFNMYPTIAEIAGMHIVNQHKRPVLNRTEKNRGSAYSETIFHLKEKRN, from the coding sequence ATGCTTCTTACACTTAAACAGGCAAGTCAATGGGCTTCAAAGCACATGAATAAAAACGTTACGCCTGCGAATATCACATATTTAATCCAGTATGGAAGGATTGAATCCGTTGTAGATAACGGGGTAACGTTAATTGAAAAAAAAAGTCTTGAGAATTACTACAGTCTAAATCGTCGTAAAACGCGGTGGAAAGATGAACTCGGTGACGACTTGAACTGGACGCTATCCTTTGAAAAAGTGAAGGAGGCGGAAACAACAAAGCATGTTCACAGGTTGCATCCGTATAAAGGTAAATTTATTCCGCAACTCGTAGGCTATTTTTTGGATGCACATACTGACGACTTTAAACGGGATGTCTATTTTCAACCAGGTGATATTGTGCTTGATCCGTTCTGTGGAAGCGGGACTACTTTAGTCCAAGCAAATGAACTTGGGATGCACGCAATTGGCATTGATATTTCAGCGTTTAACGCTTTTATTGGCAATGCCAAGGTGACGACATATAATTTGACCCGTTTATATGAAGAAAGTCAGAACATTACAAGAACTCTCAGGAATTTTGTTACCACATCTGGAATAACCGAATTTGAGACTAAACTCGCCGAAAAACTAACAGAGTTCAATAATCAATATTTTCCAATTTCCTTCAAACGCCAAGTCAGAGCAGGTGAAATCAATCAAAAACAGTACGGAACTGAGAAGGAAGTTGCATTTTTAAAGACCTATCATGAACTCGTTTCTGAGTATCAAATTGATGTCCAGATGCCGATTGACTCCGCTCGCTTTATGAAGCGGTGGTATCTTCCCGGAGTTAGAGCCGAGATTGAGTTCATCTATAACTTGATTAAAAAAGTAGAGGATCTTTCAATACAAAACGCCTTGATGTTAATATTAAGCCGGACGATTCGCTCGTGCCGAGCTACGACACACGCAGATTTAGGCACACTACGGAAGCCCGTGACAACAACATATTATTGCAGAAAACATGGAAAGGTATGCAAACCGCTCTTTTCAATCCTCAGTTGGTGGGAGCGATACTGCAAAGATAGTGTGCAACGATGGGTTGAGTTTGGTAAATTAAAAACAGACACCTTTCAACACTGCATAACTGGTGATTCACAAACAATTGACATCTTCACAATATTGAAACACATAGATCTACGATTTGCAGAAATTGCCCAGAAGCAAAGAATTAAAGGTATCTTTACAAGTCCGCCGTATGTTGGACTTATCAACTACCATGAGCAGCATGCCTACGCTTATGATCTTTTTGATTTCAAAAGATTAGATGAATTGGAGATTGGTCCCTTATTTAGAGGTAAAGGGCGCGAGGCGAGAGAATCTTACATTCATGGCGTAGCAGAAGTTTTTAAGAACTGTAAGCGGTTTTTAACTGACGATTATGATGTTTTCACCGTTGCAAACGATAAGTTCAATATGTATCCAACTATTGCTGAAATAGCGGGAATGCACATCGTTAATCAACACAAGCGACCTGTGTTAAATCGGACCGAAAAGAATCGAGGGTCAGCGTATTCTGAGACGATATTCCATTTGAAAGAGAAAAGGAATTAA
- a CDS encoding SAM-dependent chlorinase/fluorinase has translation MEVYLTVKFYYQSFSDYWKLVFMVPFMTIILLTGCSQKMSAPEIEEMTSLSGTIVEIDDHGNAVTDLYIAPFTERGWELGDTLEAAFATGPKIQIKFVENYGDVPEGDYLGRFSTSTKQFKIAINMGNIAESLKLKSESKVVLQKIQPPSGD, from the coding sequence ATGGAGGTATACCTTACAGTGAAATTCTACTATCAATCCTTTTCGGACTATTGGAAATTGGTGTTCATGGTCCCTTTCATGACCATCATCCTTCTTACTGGATGCAGTCAAAAAATGAGTGCACCGGAGATCGAAGAAATGACCTCGCTCTCTGGAACGATTGTCGAAATAGACGACCACGGTAACGCCGTCACCGACCTCTATATCGCTCCATTTACCGAACGCGGTTGGGAACTTGGGGACACGCTTGAAGCAGCGTTTGCAACGGGACCAAAAATTCAGATCAAATTTGTTGAAAACTATGGAGATGTTCCTGAGGGGGACTATTTGGGACGGTTCTCGACCTCTACCAAACAGTTCAAGATTGCGATTAACATGGGAAATATCGCTGAATCTTTGAAGTTGAAGAGCGAGAGCAAAGTGGTTCTTCAGAAAATCCAGCCGCCTTCAGGAGATTGA
- a CDS encoding ABC transporter substrate-binding protein, giving the protein MEKLMNTKISTLVLCVLFSLTVALLSGCERMRDITMTEDMVAPPDTDTMSTLKVGVIRPHPLYFSFGEGAELAQAEINQIGGVLGMQVEFVYREELTADVVQSATELAETENVVAILGPLFSSHAVKIGPIINIPTLVGATGANVTETGEFLFLAASSNALQAKLMAQFAVNELGAKTAAMIWQNEDVYSIGFVEAFDANFQELGGSIVERQMYETGDTIFEAQLTAIKDANPDVLFIASFPPENPLIMKQARDMGIESTFIGSDGMDDPLMFEVLEDNSPLENTYYCTNFDPDATEFISAYEAMFENPANGIAATGYDAMHLLAIAIEAVGSTDPVMVRDAIAAIANYEGATSISRFDENRHPVKSVGVFQIANGEVQPYKVVGTETVFEISGPE; this is encoded by the coding sequence ATGGAGAAACTTATGAACACGAAAATTTCTACATTGGTGCTATGCGTATTGTTTTCACTTACAGTCGCGTTGCTGTCTGGATGTGAACGGATGCGTGATATAACGATGACCGAGGATATGGTTGCCCCGCCTGACACCGATACGATGTCCACGCTGAAGGTGGGGGTGATTCGTCCACATCCACTTTATTTTAGTTTTGGTGAAGGCGCTGAACTCGCTCAAGCTGAAATCAATCAAATCGGTGGTGTCCTCGGCATGCAGGTTGAGTTTGTCTACAGAGAGGAACTCACAGCGGACGTTGTTCAATCCGCGACAGAATTGGCTGAGACGGAAAATGTTGTTGCGATCTTGGGTCCCCTGTTTTCGAGCCATGCAGTGAAAATCGGACCGATTATCAACATCCCGACTCTTGTCGGAGCAACTGGCGCAAACGTGACAGAGACCGGTGAATTTCTCTTTCTCGCTGCGAGTTCTAATGCGTTGCAGGCAAAACTCATGGCTCAGTTTGCTGTGAATGAACTCGGCGCAAAAACCGCTGCAATGATTTGGCAGAACGAGGATGTTTATTCCATCGGTTTCGTCGAAGCATTCGATGCCAATTTCCAGGAACTCGGTGGTAGCATTGTTGAAAGACAGATGTATGAGACAGGCGATACGATCTTTGAGGCACAACTCACAGCAATCAAAGATGCAAACCCGGATGTACTCTTTATCGCAAGTTTCCCCCCAGAGAACCCGCTCATCATGAAACAGGCGCGGGACATGGGGATTGAATCCACCTTTATTGGGAGCGATGGCATGGATGATCCATTGATGTTTGAGGTTTTGGAGGATAATTCACCTCTTGAAAATACCTACTATTGTACCAACTTCGATCCCGATGCCACGGAATTTATTTCCGCATACGAAGCGATGTTCGAGAATCCAGCCAATGGGATTGCCGCAACAGGCTATGATGCGATGCATTTATTGGCAATTGCGATTGAAGCAGTAGGATCAACAGATCCAGTTATGGTTCGGGATGCAATCGCTGCAATTGCTAACTACGAAGGTGCCACAAGTATTTCTCGTTTCGATGAGAACCGCCATCCCGTCAAAAGCGTCGGTGTCTTCCAAATTGCTAACGGAGAAGTACAACCTTACAAAGTTGTAGGGACGGAGACAGTGTTCGAAATTAGTGGACCTGAGTAA
- a CDS encoding M28 family peptidase codes for MRCIKSIALFCVIFFAVFLTGNVVAQHAASNEIETDSADESQFLSNIRQLTYDGKRAGEGYFSEDGNALIFQSEREPDNPFYQIYLLDLLTGDTHRVSSGVGKTTCAFFRPGTDEVLYASTHHDLFAKAKQEEELEFRASGKERRYSWDYDEKMDIFSANRDGSNLKQLTDAPGYDAEASYSPDGKRIVFCSLRNAYPKSQLSSKDLKQLEVDPAYFGEIYIMNADGSDQIQLTDSPGYDGGPFFTPDGQHIVWRHFTPDGSEADIYTMRTDGSSVRRLTDFDSMSWAPYFHPSGAYVIFASNKLGFSNFELYLVDGRGRHEPVRVTTTDGFDGLPVFSPDGSRLCWTSNRNSQEVSQLYIADWNHEAALNAVTSAPRSPHSPVHAVQTVAVPESPKKTSIRQHIEFLAGDALEGRMTGSEGAKRAAAHIATQFEELGLKPVNDEASYFQEFEFTAGRQIITEENSLHITRQMHGTEQAMEFSVEQDFQPLSFSRNGVVEGEVAFVGYGLTVPGKLGEGYDAYAGLDVKDKIVVALRYVPEAVEPERRQELNRYAGLRYKAMQAREHGAKAFLVVAGPNSPNAGKLIPLDFDSSLADSGIVAVSITDTVANTLFAPSGKDLKEVQSGLDVENPHFVGQFPLPDVKVKIVVSIEKVKKTDRNVVAMLPPPQSTEDTEYVVVGAHYDHIGYGEIGSLARKGEEGQIHNGADDNASGTAVVLELAATLSEASQEHPEKFNRGIIFALWSGEELGLIGSTHFVNHPVVPLDKVVAYVNFDMVGRLRDNKLILQGVGSSSVWTKLIEKRNVPIGFNLTLQTDPYLPTDVTAFYPKEVPVLSFFTGGHEDYNRPTDDIETLNYDGLARISKLAHGIVLDVIRTPERPEYVSVERSESEGGSRDSLRAYLGTIPDYTTEGTGVKLSGVRAGGPADKAGLKGGDVIVEFGGQKIANIYDYTYALDAVKIGEPVEVVVLRGGEQITLTVTPEARN; via the coding sequence ATGCGTTGCATCAAATCGATAGCGTTGTTCTGTGTAATATTCTTTGCTGTCTTTCTAACTGGAAATGTCGTGGCACAGCACGCCGCGTCAAATGAGATAGAGACGGATTCTGCTGACGAATCCCAATTCCTCAGCAATATCCGACAACTCACTTATGACGGAAAGCGTGCCGGCGAGGGATATTTCTCGGAAGACGGCAACGCCCTCATCTTCCAGAGTGAACGCGAACCGGATAATCCGTTCTACCAAATCTATCTTTTGGACCTCCTGACAGGCGATACGCACCGCGTCTCATCCGGTGTGGGAAAGACGACGTGTGCTTTCTTCCGTCCAGGCACCGATGAAGTGCTTTACGCTTCGACCCACCACGACCTTTTTGCGAAAGCGAAACAGGAAGAGGAACTGGAATTCCGGGCATCGGGAAAAGAGAGACGCTACAGTTGGGATTACGATGAAAAGATGGACATCTTCTCGGCAAACCGAGACGGGAGTAACCTCAAACAACTGACAGACGCACCCGGCTACGATGCCGAAGCCTCATACTCACCTGATGGTAAACGCATCGTTTTCTGTTCGCTGCGGAACGCGTATCCCAAAAGCCAACTCTCCTCAAAAGACCTGAAACAGTTGGAAGTCGATCCCGCTTATTTCGGCGAAATTTATATTATGAACGCCGACGGATCCGATCAAATCCAGCTAACGGATTCTCCAGGCTACGATGGGGGTCCCTTCTTTACACCCGACGGGCAGCATATCGTCTGGCGACACTTTACACCTGACGGCAGCGAAGCCGATATCTACACAATGCGGACAGATGGCTCCAGCGTGCGCCGACTCACCGATTTTGACAGCATGTCCTGGGCACCCTACTTCCATCCGAGTGGTGCTTATGTTATCTTCGCCTCCAACAAACTTGGATTCTCTAATTTTGAACTCTATCTTGTCGATGGGAGAGGCAGACATGAACCCGTCCGTGTTACGACAACCGATGGGTTTGACGGACTCCCTGTCTTTTCACCAGACGGCAGTCGTTTGTGCTGGACTTCGAATCGGAACAGTCAAGAGGTTTCGCAACTCTATATTGCCGACTGGAATCATGAAGCTGCCCTGAATGCAGTTACATCGGCTCCGAGGAGTCCCCACTCACCAGTGCATGCCGTCCAAACGGTTGCCGTTCCCGAATCCCCTAAAAAAACGAGTATCCGTCAACATATTGAATTTCTTGCTGGCGATGCGCTTGAAGGCAGAATGACCGGTTCAGAAGGCGCGAAACGTGCAGCGGCGCATATCGCTACCCAATTTGAAGAACTTGGTCTCAAGCCTGTCAACGATGAAGCGAGTTACTTCCAAGAATTTGAATTCACCGCCGGGAGACAAATCATAACGGAAGAAAACAGTTTGCATATCACACGCCAAATGCACGGGACTGAGCAGGCAATGGAATTCAGTGTAGAACAGGACTTTCAACCGCTCTCCTTTTCGCGGAACGGTGTCGTTGAAGGGGAAGTCGCTTTTGTTGGATATGGACTCACCGTCCCCGGCAAGTTAGGTGAAGGCTATGATGCTTATGCAGGGTTAGACGTGAAGGACAAAATTGTCGTTGCACTCCGCTACGTTCCCGAAGCGGTTGAACCCGAACGTCGCCAGGAACTGAATCGGTATGCGGGACTTCGGTATAAGGCGATGCAGGCACGAGAACACGGCGCAAAAGCGTTTCTCGTTGTCGCCGGTCCGAACTCTCCAAATGCAGGCAAATTGATCCCGCTTGATTTCGATAGCAGTCTCGCGGATTCAGGAATTGTCGCGGTATCAATCACTGATACCGTCGCGAATACTCTCTTCGCACCATCTGGTAAGGACCTGAAAGAGGTTCAGTCCGGGCTTGATGTGGAAAACCCACACTTTGTTGGGCAGTTCCCCTTGCCCGATGTCAAAGTCAAAATCGTCGTTTCTATCGAGAAGGTTAAGAAAACGGATAGAAATGTGGTGGCGATGCTCCCACCGCCGCAATCAACAGAGGACACGGAGTACGTTGTTGTGGGGGCACACTACGACCATATCGGCTACGGTGAAATCGGTTCACTGGCTCGGAAGGGTGAGGAAGGACAGATTCACAACGGCGCAGATGACAACGCCTCCGGCACGGCTGTCGTTTTGGAATTGGCGGCGACCCTCAGTGAAGCGTCCCAAGAACATCCTGAAAAATTCAACAGAGGGATTATCTTCGCACTCTGGTCAGGAGAAGAACTCGGACTCATCGGATCCACCCACTTCGTCAATCACCCTGTTGTTCCTTTAGACAAAGTCGTGGCGTACGTCAATTTTGATATGGTCGGGCGACTCCGAGACAACAAACTCATCTTACAAGGGGTCGGTTCGTCATCTGTGTGGACGAAACTCATTGAAAAGCGGAACGTCCCGATCGGTTTCAATCTAACATTACAAACCGATCCGTATCTGCCAACGGACGTGACCGCTTTCTACCCGAAAGAGGTCCCGGTGCTGAGCTTCTTCACGGGTGGACACGAGGACTATAACCGTCCAACAGATGATATAGAGACTCTTAATTATGACGGACTTGCGCGGATCTCTAAATTAGCGCACGGTATTGTTTTAGATGTCATTCGGACACCTGAACGCCCGGAATATGTTTCGGTAGAACGGAGCGAATCAGAAGGCGGGAGTCGCGATTCCCTGCGTGCCTATCTTGGTACGATTCCGGACTATACCACGGAAGGTACCGGTGTCAAACTCTCTGGGGTTCGCGCCGGGGGACCCGCCGATAAAGCGGGTTTGAAGGGTGGCGATGTTATCGTCGAATTTGGAGGACAGAAGATCGCGAACATCTACGACTATACCTATGCCCTTGATGCTGTGAAAATCGGAGAACCCGTCGAAGTTGTTGTGCTACGCGGCGGAGAACAAATCACGCTTACGGTCACACCGGAAGCACGAAATTAA